One Benincasa hispida cultivar B227 chromosome 5, ASM972705v1, whole genome shotgun sequence genomic window carries:
- the LOC120078628 gene encoding auxin-responsive protein IAA11-like, whose product MSTISKDDNMVLSSEDSSCPDESEIELGLGLCLGVRDSATRKIQKVSIGVQFGRILTAEDFPSSISSHSSMSSSSTTSSVCSSSSLRGVNVTDGSKRNSDSAPTINGGRTSQVVGWPPIRASRISTLVNQAKPHSVEEFKVDAGKNKTKHQEAGALTGVSGKNQANEESRNSRNSVYVKVNMDGVLIGRKVNLSAHSSYETLAKTIENMFLDPTALVDSTGSSTKERDVVRPSRLLNGLSEYMLTYEDREGDWMLVGDVPWGMFTYSVKRLRIMRATEANQIGR is encoded by the exons ATGTCGACTATTTCCAAAGATGATAACATGGTTTTGTCCTCTGAGGACTCTTCTTGCCCAGATGAATCCGAAATCGAATTGGGGTTAGGGCTTTGTCTCGGTGTTCGTGATTCCGCCACACGCAAGATTCAGAAAGTTTCAATCGGGGTTCAATTTGGTAGAATTTTAACCGCGGAGGATTTTCCTTCCTCGATCTCTTCTCATTCGTCTatgtcttcttcttcaaccacctCTTCTGTTTGTTCCTCATCATCGCTTCGTGGAGTCAATGTCACTGATGGGTCGAAGAGAAATTCTGATTCTGCTCCAACTATCAATGGCGGGAG AACTAGCCAGGTAGTGGGTTGGCCCCCAATCAGAGCTTCTAGGATCAGTACCTTGGTTAACCAGGCAAAGCCTCATTCTGTAGAAGAATTCAAGGTAGATGCTGGCAAGAACAAAACCAAGCATCAGGAGGCAGGGGCACTTACGGGTGTTAGTGGTAAAAACCAAGCAAATGAAGAGAGTAGGAATTCCAGAAATTCCGTGTACGTGAAGGTGAATATGGATGGAGTTCTCATTGGACGAAAGGTTAACCTCAGTGCTCACAGCAGCTATGAAACCTTGGCCAAGACAATTGAGAACATGTTTCTTGATCCCACTGCGCTGGTTGACTCAACTG GATCAAGCACAAAGGAACGTGATGTAGTGAGACCCTCCAGACTACTAAATGGACTTTCTGAGTACATGCTTACTTATGAAGACAGGGAAGGAGATTGGATGCTAGTTGGCGATGTTCCTTGGGG AATGTTTACCTACTCGGTGAAGAGGCTTAGGATAATGAGAGCAACTGAAGCCAATCAAATTGGCAGGTGA
- the LOC120078627 gene encoding MDIS1-interacting receptor like kinase 1, producing the protein MMKKRMKSITQILFCVFLYCCIDFYAECSASELSEALALVSIKSGLVDPLKWLGDWKLSNGNGKFAGHCNWTGVFCNSEGAVEKLSLSRMNLSGFLSNDLQTLTKLTSLDLSCNGFSSSLPKSIGNLTSLKSFDVSQNNFVGEIPVGFGGIVGLMNFNASSNNFSGFIPEDLGNATLLEILDLRGSFLEGPIPISFKNLQKLKFLGLSGNNLTGRIPAEIGQMSSLETVIIGYNEFEGGIPSEFGNLTNLKYLDLALGNLGGGIPAELGRLKQLETLFLYKNKFEDRIPSSIGNATSLVFLDLSDNKFTGEIPAEVAELKNLQLLNLMCNKLSGEVPPGIGGLTNLQVLELWNNSFSGQLPGDLGENSELVWLDVSSNSFSGPIPASLCNRGNLTKLILFNNAFSGSIPIGLSSCYSLIRVRMQNNLLSGTIPVGFGKLGKLQRLELANNSLFGSIPSDISSSKSLSFIDLSENDLHSSLPSSILSIPNLQTFIVSDNNLEGEIPDQFQECPALSLLDLSSNHFTGSIPESIASCERLVNLNLRNNSLTGEIPKQIASMPSLSVLDLSNNSLTGRIPDNFGISPALESLNVSYNKLEGPVPLNGVLRTINPSDLQGNAGLCGAVLPPCSSNSAFTSGHGNSHTSHIIASWIIGVSGFLAICITLFGVRSLYKRWYSSGSCFEGRYEMGGGDWPWRLMAFQRLGFTSSDILTCIKESNVIGMGATGIVYKAEMPQLKTVVAVKKLWRSQPDLEIGSSEGLVGEVNLLGKLRHRNIVRLLGFMHNDVDVMIIYEFMQNGSLGEALHGKQAGRLLVDWVSRYNIAIGVAQGLAYLHHDCNPPIIHRDVKPNNILLDSNLEARLADFGLARMMARKNETVSMVAGSYGYIAPEYGYTLKVDEKIDIYSYGVVLLELLTGKKPLDPEFGESVDIVEWMKRKVRDNRPLEEALDPNLGNFKHVQEEMLFVLRIALLCTAKHPKDRPSMRDIITMLGEAKPRRKSNSSNEGFGTNKEKPVFSTSPVNGLL; encoded by the exons ATGATGAAAAAGAGGATGAAATCGATAACCCAGATtttgttttgtgtgtttttgtaCTGTTGTATTGATTTTTACGCTGAGTGTTCTGCTTCTGAGTTAAGTGAAGCATTGGCTTTGGTTTCGATTAAATCAGGGCTTGTTGATCCATTGAAATGGCTCGGAGATTGGAAGTTGAGCAATGGAAATGGTAAGTTTGCAGGGCACTGTAATTGGACTGGAGTTTTCTGCAACTCAGAAGGAGCTGTTGAGAAACTCAGCCTTTCTCGTATGAATCTCAGTGGTTTTTTGTCGAACGACTTGCAGACATTAACAAAGCTTACTTCTCTTGACTTGAGCTGCAATGGGTTTTCATCTTCTTTGCCAAAATCTATTGGCAATCTCACTTCCTTGAAGAGCTTTGATGTGAGTCAAAACAATTTCGTCGGTGAAATCCCGGTGGGGTTTGGGGGTATAGTTGGATTGATGAATTTCAATGCCTCAAGCAACAATTTCTCTGGTTTTATCCCTGAGGATCTAGGAAATGCAACTCTGCTGGAGATTTTGGATCTCCGGGGGAGTTTTCTTGAAGGGCCAATTCCTATATCTTTCAAGAACTTGCAGAAGTTGAAGTTTCTTGGACTTTCTGGGAACAATCTGACCGGTCGAATCCCGGCCGAGATCGGTCAGATGTCGTCGTTAGAGACTGTTATTATTGGATACAATGAGTTTGAAGGAGGGATTCCATCAGAATTTGGAAATCTCACTAATCTGAAGTATCTTGATTTGGCTTTGGGAAATCTTGGTGGTGGGATTCCTGCTGAGCTTGGGAGGCTTAAGCAACTTGAGACATTGTTCCTTTATAAGAACAAATTCGAAGATCGAATTCCTTCGTCGATTGGCAATGCTACTTCATtagtttttcttgatctttcaGATAACAAGTTCACAGGGGAAATTCCAGCTGAGGTTGCTGAACTGAAGAACTTGCAGCTGCTGAATTTGATGTGTAATAAGCTGTCTGGTGAAGTGCCTCCAGGAATTGGAGGGCTGACAAATTTGCAGGTTCTGGAGCTCTGGAACAACTCTTTTTCGGGCCAACTGCCTGGCGATCTCGGCGAGAACTCGGAGTTAGTATGGTTGGATGTCTCATCCAATTCATTCTCTGGTCCAATTCCTGCTTCCTTATGTAATAGAGGCAATCTAACCAAGCTCATCCTTTTCAACAATGCCTTTTCGGGTTCGATTCCGATTGGATTGTCATCGTGTTACTCGCTCATTCGTGTTCGAATGCAGAACAATCTGCTATCTGGTACAATTCCAGTTGGTTTTGGAAAGCTTGGGAAGCTTCAGAGGCTAGAATTAGCAAACAACAGTCTCTTTGGTAGTATCCCAAGCGATATTTCATCTTCTAAGTCCCTTTCTTTTATTGATCTATCTGAAAATGACCTCCATTCTTCTCTTCCTTCCTCAATTCTTTCCATTCCAAATCTTCAAACTTTTATAGTCTCTGATAATAACTTAGAAGGTGAAATTCCAGATCAGTTCCAGGAATGTCCTGCACTTTCCCTTCTTGATCTCTCTTCAAACCATTTCACAGGAAGCATTCCAGAAAGCATTGCTTCATGTGAGAGATTGGTAAATCTGAATCTTAGAAACAACTCTCTTACTGGAGAAATCCCAAAACAGATTGCAAGTATGCCTTCATTGTCTGTTCTGGATCTATCCAACAACTCTCTTACTGGTAGAATACCCGACAATTTCGGTATCTCTCCCGCACTTGAATCGCTTAATGTATCATACAATAAGCTTGAGGGTCCAGTGCCATTAAATGGTGTGTTAAGAACCATCAATCCAAGTGATCTTCAGGGCAATGCTGGTTTATGTGGAGCTGTTCTACCCCCATGTTCATCAAATTCAGCATTTACATCAGGCCACGGGAACTCGCATACGTCACACATTATCGCTAGTTGGATCATTGGAGTATCTGGATTTTTAGCAATCTGTATCACTCTTTTCGGTGTTCGATCGTTGTACAAGAGGTGGTACTCAAGCGGAAGTTGCTTTGAAGGGAGATATGAAATGGGTGGCGGAGATTGGCCATGGAGATTGATGGCATTCCAAAGGCTTGGATTCACAAGCAGTGACATTTTGACCTGCATCAAGGAATCAAATGTAATTGGAATGGGAGCAACCGGGATTGTGTATAAAGCTGAAATGCCACAACTAAAGACAGTTGTGGCAGTCAAGAAGCTTTGGAGATCACAACCAGATCTTGAGATTGGAAGTAGTGAAGGTCTAGTAGGAGAAGTGAATTTGCTGGGAAAGTTAAGGCACAGAAACATAGTTCGTTTACTCGGATTTATGCATAACGATGTCGACGTAATGATCATCTATGAGTTTATGCAAAATGGGAGCCTTGGAGAAGCCTTACATGGCAAACAAGCAGGGAGGCTGCTTGTAGATTGGGTTTCAAGATACAACATAGCAATTGGAGTTGCACAAGGGTTAGCTTATCTCCATCATGATTGTAACCCACCCATCATTCATCGTGACGTTAAGCCAAACAATATACTTCTCGATTCAAATCTTGAAGCAAGGTTAGCTGATTTTGGTTTGGCACGGATGATGGCTCGAAAGAACGAGACGGTTTCAATGGTAGCTGGATCCTATGGTTACATTGCCCCTG AATATGGATACACTTTAAAGGTGGATGAAAAGATTGACATTTACAGCTATGGTGTCGTTCTTTTAGAGCTACTGACAGGGAAGAAGCCATTAGATCCCGAGTTTGGGGAATCTGTGGACATTGTTGAATGGATGAAAAGGAAAGTTAGGGACAATAGGCCTTTAGAAGAAGCATTAGATCCCAATCTGGGAAATTTCAAGCACGTTCAGGAAGAAATGCTGTTTGTTCTTAGAATAGCACTTCTCTGCACTGCAAAGCATCCAAAAGACAGACCTTCCATGAGAGATATAATAACAATGCTTGGAGAAGCAAAACCAAGGAGAAAAAGCAACAGTAGCAATGAAGGATTTGGAACTAACAAAGAGAAGCCAGTTTTCAGCACTTCACCTGTAAATGGCCTTCTGTAG